The following is a genomic window from Deltaproteobacteria bacterium CG11_big_fil_rev_8_21_14_0_20_42_23.
CAGCGTCAATCTTTCTACAAGCGATCCTGACCTCACGGTTGATTGTACCAACTGCGCGCTCCAAGGCAGTGCCTTTGGCGACGTGAACAATGATGGAGAAGATGACATGCTGTTGTGCACAAGTGATGCGGCGTACATCATGTATGGCCCGCACTCACTCAGCGTAGCTCTTAGCTTAGATGACGCCGATGTAACCATCAGCAACGATGTGGGTGATGCTTCATTCTGCCAATCTTCATCAATAGCTGATGTTACAGGAGACGGTGTTGCCGATATGGTGATTGGTGGAGAAAATTCACTTTACGTTGTTTATGGATCGTCAGGTTTGTCAGCCAGCATTTCATTGGCATCAAGTTCTGTAGTGAATATCATCAGCGGAGTTGGTGTGGGTGATGACATCTTGATTAAGAGTGATTCCATTTCCATTTATTCAAGCGATGCAAAACAATATACCATTGGAGGAAGCAGTTCGATCAGTGGAACATCTGACGGTGCTTCAGGCGCTGCAGGCAATTATCTTGGATGTCAACTAGGATCCGGCGGAAATCTAGATATGTCACCACTTGCCGTTTTCGCCTTCTTTCTCACAGGCCTCATTTTCTTCCGAATAAAAAGCACCAACCATGCAAGTGAAGACGCAGCTTAAGTCTGCAAGCCGTTCACCCTCGCTTTTATAAGAAGAGCATTCCCGTAGTAGGCATAGCTGCGCGAGCTGCAGCGCCTAGTCCGTATGAGGTTCCATCTAGTGCAGGAAGTTGTACTTGCAATGTAGAGCGAGCAAAGCGTTGTTCTCCAGCGCTTGCACTCCATGTACTTCTTGGATGTACCGTTAAAGCCCCGAAAGTAATTCGTCTATCTGTGACATCGCTTATTCCAACAGCATGTTTGAAAGAAGGGAGTGAGCTTTGAACACTGAGAAGGCCTGTTGCACCATCTGTTTTTATAGTGATGCTTTTTTCAAGACTTGGATGTGCTGATGATGCTGCAAGTCGTATTAAATCTAAGGTGAAAATTGCCAGGTTTATGGGATTTTCAGTTACGATGTCAGTTCCTTCAGAGAGAAGTGTTGTTTGAGGAAGAATTCCTTCACCGTTGAATCTCGTTCTTAGAAGATATTGAAGCGATTGGTGTTGAGCTAAAGCGGCTCTGAATTCATCTGCAGTATCAAGTGCTGTCGCATCGAAAGAGCGTAACCATTCTATCGTAGCTTGCCCAAGTGCTAAATGTGTATTGCGTTGATAACGAAATTCAGGAAGATTTTTTATATCATCTCTTTTATAGCCTTCAATTTCTTCCAAAGCTTTATCTGGTGAAAAATATTTTGCAAAAGAAGTGAGAAGGGTGTTCACGGCAAGTCTTGCAACTTGTATATTCGCGCCCTCTCGTGTCTCTAAAGCTCCAAGCAGATCTGCGAGAGCGTGTTCAAATTTAATGACATCCGCACACACTTGCCCCCAGAAAAAAAGATTGGCTCCTGGCCAAGTGCCTATTTGCCTGCGTTGTCCAAGGAAGGTTTTAAAATATTTTTCTACCTCATCAAAGTTTGCTCGGTGAGGTAGAAGTCCCTTTGTAAAAAAAGCTCTTGCTTCGGTACGATCTCGAAAACAAGCTTGGTCACGTGCCCACAATGCAAAATGTGTCCTATATGCTTTATAAGCTTCGCTTCCAGCAGTGCCTTCAGTTTCAAGATAAAGCGATTCTAAAGACTCATCATATAATCTAAACATTAAATCTGTATGTGCAAGTATTGGTGTTTGAACTTGAATAATGGTGACTCTTTCATCCGGTATTACCGCTGGTCTCATAACATTTCCTTCCTTCAAAAGCTTAACATCACTGTAATTGCCGCTCACTTAGTGCGTTGCGGCTGCTATATCAACTCTTTTTTACCTTAGCATTCTTAAACCAGCCATTGGCAGTGATGGTGGGTTCACGGAACTTGCTTGTTATCATTTTTCACCTGTCCCGAAGCCACCTATCAAAGTTCCCGTTGATGTGGAAGCTGTGTCGAGGTGTGGAGTGCTTGTGTCTTGATTTTTCTGTCTTGCGATTTCTGGAATGACAAGAGAAAGGCGTGAGTGATATCCAACAGCTTGTTGTTCTGCACTTGCTTCCTCTACGGTCAGTTGAGCATTGGGATGAATTTCTTTTGCAGCTTCAGCTAATGCTGCTTTTGCGGCGTCACTGTTTTCATATCCAGCAAAAAGATTGTAAGAAGTATCCAATATCAGCAGAGCATTTGGCATCTGATGTGGGATAAGAATTTCCAGTTGATGAGACTTGCGCATCGCTAAAGCACCCACCATACGCAAAACTTCAAGCAGAAAAATTTTTACTTCAATTGGCTTATCCGTTTGAAGTTCGGCTAATTCTGAATGTGCCGTTATTCTTGTAGCATAGTCTATAGCTACACTTGCTGCTTCCAAGTGTTTTATAAAGCTTGAAACACTTTGATGCTGTTCAAAGAATACATTGCTCAGACGAAGAAAGGCGTTGTAAGCATCTGATCCCACTTTGCCTTGGTTGATATACAAATCTCTTAAATTAGCATGTGCATTGTACAGATAAAGTGCAGCTAATCTGCCAATGTGAAAATGATGATCGGCCTCAAAGGAATCGCCAGCTGAAGAGAGTGTATAAAGATTTAAGGTATCAGTTTCATATCTTGTGAGTTGGTCAAAGAGTTCTTTCAACTCTATTGCATTGTCGGTTGTAGGATTTCTTCTTTTTTCAGCTGCCGAAAAACCAAAGCTGCGCAGGATACTTTCGTAAAAAATATAGTCACGCAAAACAATTCCCCATACATCATCTGCTGCTACTGCACCGTGACTTGTGGTGCGAAAAAACCGGTGAAAGTGATATTCCAAAGTATCGTGAGGTTGTACAGTTCCCCCAGCTGTTCTTTCACACATGAACTTTGCATCATTTCTCTCAAAGGCAGTTTGAAAACGATCCAAGGCTGAAGGTAGAGTGTTTGGAAAGGGACCAGCGAAATCTCTTGCTGTTCGCACGTGCCTGTAAACGGTATCAGAGAAAAGATTGTAAGCACTTTGCTGCGCCCTTGAATCACTTGCCCCGGTCCAAAGCTGATAAAGTTCATGAGCTCTAAAAGCTGTATACCCTGCACGTGCTTGACCTGGTTTCAGTACAAGAAACATAACCACTCCATCCAAACGATAAAAATATCGTTATTCCCAAATAGTATCACGCTGTTCGAGTTCTTTTTCGAGCATTTGTGAAAGAAGTTGCTTCATTTTTTCAGCTTCGGCTGAAAAATAATCAGCGCGCTCTAAATCAGCCGTAGAAGGCGTTTTAGGGCGAATGGGTTTTCCAAAAACGATGGTCCATTTCGTGGGAAGCGGAATAAGCCCAAGTGGCCCAAGCCAAGGAAAGGTAGAAGTGGCGGGGAGATAGGGAAGTCCAAGGTAGTGCGCGAAGCTTTCATTTTTCTCTAAAAGTGGGCTCGATTCTTCGGCCCCAATAACAGCCACGGGAACAATAGGCGCATTATGCTCCAGCGCGAGCTTCACAAAACCACCGCGTCCAAACGATTGCAGCTGATAGCGATGTTGATAATCTTTCGAGAGTCCCTTTACCCCTTCCGGAAAAAGTAAAACCTGTTCGTTATGCGACAAGAGGTGTTTCGCATTTTGAATTGAAGCGGGCAAACCTCCTACAAGCCGCATAAATGCTGCGCCTCCGGGAAGGTTGAACACAAAATCATCTACTAAGTAGCGCGTTTGTCGCGCCGCTTTGGTGTGGTTGAAAAGTGCGCAGGTGATCATGCCCGCATCAAAGGGAATGAGGCCAGAGTGATTGGCAATAAACAAGGCTCCCTTTTTTTGCGGAATATGTTCAGCACCTTTTACGGTAACTCGAAAATAGTGATGATAAAAAAACTGCGAAAAAATACGAATGAGCGAAATAATATTTTGGCTTTTCCCTTCTTCATCAATGTCGGAGGTGAGCTCATCAAAAAATGCCGAAGACTTTCCAATATACTGCGAAAAAGTTTGATAGGCCTTAAAGACTTCTGGCTGCGAAGAAACAAACTGTAAAAAAGAAAGGTTAAGTTCTTGAAAGTGTTTGCTTTGCGAAAAATCGGCAAAAAGATGTTTTAAAAATTCTTTGAACAAAAGAAAATCGGAACTCACACGCTTTGGAGTAAAATAAGGCTGGGACATGGCAGGGGTTTAACGTCTAAAAGTGAGAAGGTCTACTTCTTTTTGCCTGAGAATAATAATGGAGGGTGACCAAAAAGAGAATGGCGTCCACAATTCCCGAAACCAAGTAGAGAAAAAGAGGAGTTGAGGTGTAAAAGACATACAGGAAAGCCAGTGTAGACGTAGCTTTGGCGACTAAGATAACGCTGGCATAGTGAATATGACGCAGGTTGTTATTTGCAGCTTTTAGTGCGCAGTAGCTCAAAACAAAAAACGAAGACAAGCCCAAGACAAACCAAAACTGAAAATCACTTGCAGATGTTGCAGTATGTTTCCAGTGAAAAAAAGTAATTCCAATTTGACTGACGTAGTTGAAAATCCATTCAGAAAAGAAAAGAAAAGCGAACGCAAAGAAGAGATAAACAAGCCCAAGTAATCGCATAAAGGCAACAAAATTTCTCTCTTGTTTGGTAAAACCAGCATCCCTCATGGTTGGTTTGATTCGCAGATGAGATCTAAAAAGTCAATGAATAGTTCAATGGTTCAAGAGGGCAATGGGACAATAGTGAAATCAGAAGCGAAGCGGTACTGATTTCCAGTTCGAGAGAAATATTCTTTCCTTTGTGAGAGCGCACTTTTGAGGCCTTCATCTCTCTGACAGCCATAAAGAAAATGATGAAGGCCGAAATGTTGGATGAAATTTCCGCGGCGCTTGAGCGGAAATTTCAGAGCGACGCAAAGGAAAGAATATTTCTCACACAATTCAAAATCAATTCCCGGAGCCGGAGTTTGACTTTCGTGGAGTGTATTGATATTTCCCCGCGTTCATCTTTTTCATCTGGAATGTGGAGTTTTTGTGACAGTTTTTCCAAAACAAGTTTTGCGACCAACTTACGCTGAAATAAATTTGTCGGCGCTTGTTTCAAATTTTCAATTACTTTCCCGTCTTCTTCCAAAAAATACCGAAATCTTAGCCATGGTAAAAGCCGATGCCTATGGTCATGGTGTTTTGCCTGTTGCAAAAACTTTGTTGCAGTTTGGTGTTGCCGGTTTTGGCGTTGCTACTATTGAAGAAGGCATCGAGCTGCGGCAAGCAGGAATTGATTGCCCAGTTTTGGTGATGGGTGGTTTGCTGGGTTTGGGTGAGCATGCCGCAGAAGCCATGATTGCCGCGGGTTTAACGCCTGTGATTCATTCAGCTGATGGGGTTCGATTGCTAAACGAAGCGTGCGCGCGATGTGGAAAAAAGCTAAAGGTGCATCTCAAAATCGATACCGGCATGGGCCGGCTTGGTGTGCGCCCAGAGGCTTTGGCCTTGGTGTTGGCGCGCTTGAAGCAAGCCCTACATTTGCAACTTGAAGGAGTGATGACGCACTTTGCTGAAGCTGATAATGAGAGCAGAACAGCAGAACAAATTGCAGGATTTGAAAAAGCCATGAAGAGCATCAAAGATTTTTTTCCCCATATTTCTGTATGGCATGCTGCAAATTCACAAACCATCATTCGCAAACAAGGTGTCAATCTTTCAGCTTCAGAAAAATGGTGGGCACGCCCGGGAATAGCGCTCTACGGCTCAAGTTGCGGAGTGCCGCTTCCAAAAGAGGAAAAGCTTGAACCTGTTATGAGCATCAAAAGTCAGTTAGCGCTTATCAAAAGAGTTCCAGCCGGTTCCAAAATTAGCTACGGTGGAACATATGTATGCAAACGTGAAACACGGCTAGCTGTTGTTCCAGTTGGATATGCCGATGGTTACCCTTGGAGACTATCGGGAAAAGCGTTTGCGTTGGTGCAAGAAACCCGAGTTCCCGTTATCGGCAGAGTGACCATGGATATGATTATGCTGGACATCACCGATCTTCCACAAAGCAAAATTGGAGATGAAGTGGTGTTGCTTGGAAAACAAGGTGCGGCATTTATTGGTGTGGATGAACTTTCGAATTGGGCTGGTGTAATTCCATACGAAGTGTTAAGCGGAGTTTCAAAACGTATTCCACGCATTTATGTGAGTTCAGCATGTTAAAGTCTCGTGCCTTAAAAAAAATAAGTTTCTTGCAACAAGTCGCTAGCAATTTTGGTGAGAAAATACTTGGTGCCCTTTCGCTTTTTGGAAATTGGTATCTCTTCTCCAAAGAAATTTGCATTTGGATGTTCAAGCGCCCATTCCGAACAAGACAGTTCTTCCTCCAACTTGAATTTGTAGGTGTGAAATCAACTTGGATTATTGTGTTAACCGCCTTCTTCACCGGAGCAGTGTTTGCGCTCCAATCTGGAAAAGTGTTTGCACTTTTTAACATGGAAATCATGGTGGGTGCCACGGTTGCGCTTTCACTTGCGCGTGAATTGGCGCCAG
Proteins encoded in this region:
- a CDS encoding glycerol acyltransferase, whose product is MSQPYFTPKRVSSDFLLFKEFLKHLFADFSQSKHFQELNLSFLQFVSSQPEVFKAYQTFSQYIGKSSAFFDELTSDIDEEGKSQNIISLIRIFSQFFYHHYFRVTVKGAEHIPQKKGALFIANHSGLIPFDAGMITCALFNHTKAARQTRYLVDDFVFNLPGGAAFMRLVGGLPASIQNAKHLLSHNEQVLLFPEGVKGLSKDYQHRYQLQSFGRGGFVKLALEHNAPIVPVAVIGAEESSPLLEKNESFAHYLGLPYLPATSTFPWLGPLGLIPLPTKWTIVFGKPIRPKTPSTADLERADYFSAEAEKMKQLLSQMLEKELEQRDTIWE
- the alr gene encoding alanine racemase produces the protein MIFPRVHLFHLECGVFVTVFPKQVLRPTYAEINLSALVSNFQLLSRLLPKNTEILAMVKADAYGHGVLPVAKTLLQFGVAGFGVATIEEGIELRQAGIDCPVLVMGGLLGLGEHAAEAMIAAGLTPVIHSADGVRLLNEACARCGKKLKVHLKIDTGMGRLGVRPEALALVLARLKQALHLQLEGVMTHFAEADNESRTAEQIAGFEKAMKSIKDFFPHISVWHAANSQTIIRKQGVNLSASEKWWARPGIALYGSSCGVPLPKEEKLEPVMSIKSQLALIKRVPAGSKISYGGTYVCKRETRLAVVPVGYADGYPWRLSGKAFALVQETRVPVIGRVTMDMIMLDITDLPQSKIGDEVVLLGKQGAAFIGVDELSNWAGVIPYEVLSGVSKRIPRIYVSSAC